A segment of the Pan paniscus chromosome 9, NHGRI_mPanPan1-v2.0_pri, whole genome shotgun sequence genome:
TGTTCCTGTGGGATGTCTTTGCCTTGGGCACAAGGACAGCCTCTTGCTGCTGCTCTGCCCACCGCCCACCCCTTGGCGGCCTCTGGGAGTCTGGGCTGCTCTCCCTCTGGACCTAACCAGTCGCCCAGTGGCTGGACCTGCTTAAAGCTCCCTCTTACAACTGGACCAGGCAGCCAGGGGAGGCACTGAGAGGCCGAGCTTCTGAGCTGGTGCCTGTGGATGCTCGACGGTCCCGCAGCTCCCACAATGGGATGGCCAAGCAGACCCTGAGATCCACAGTCCCCCTTTAGTGAAACAGGAGGGAGGTCGCTGGGCACAGGGAGCCGGGAACGCCTGCCCTCCCCGCCATCGACGGCTCCCGAGGCCTGAACCTTCGCTCCAGCCCCAGCACAAGCCGGCCAGGGCGCAGGGCCAAGTGTTGCCCGCCATTCCCCGGGTACCCCATGACCTCCCAGCTGGGACTGGCTCGGACTGAGGAGTCGTACCTGCCCGTCACCCTCTGGGGTCTCCAGTGCCGCGGAGCTCAGCTGGCTCTTGCAGCGGTAGGGGCTGGGAGGAGAAGCTGCAGGGAGACCGCAGGCGCGGGACGTTGTGGGGGGTCAGGCTTGCTCTGGGGCTGGGACCCCGGGGGGAGCAGTGGGGTTGACGCCACAGCGATGACTTGGGCCGCGGGTCTGGGGGCTCTCCCGCGGGGCGATGGGGCTCTGTCTTTCGGGATTAGGGTCTCTCCCACCGGGTTTGGGGTTCTCTCTGCGGATTTGGGGGAGTCTCTCCCGCGGGATGAGGGGGGGCTCTCCGCCGCACCCGTCTATGATGGCCCAGAGGACCCGAGCTCGGGTCACTCCCGTCACCCTCGGGGCTCGGCGAGGGTGCAGGAGGCGGGCGCTGAGCCGGTGACGCGACTCCGGGCGGCTCCCGGGCGCGCCGCATATATAGcagcggcggcggtggcggcggccaCACCGGGCGGCGGACACGTGGAGGGACCCGGCCCGCGCCTTCTGCCCCTGCTGCCGGCCGCGCCATGCGGTGAGCGCCCCAGGCCGCCAGAGCCCACCCGACCCGGCCCGACGCCCGGACCTGCCGCCCagacccgccaccgcacccggatcCCGACGCTCCGAACCCGGGCGCAGCCGCAGCTCAAGGTACTACTGGCGCCGGGCCGACCCTGCGCCCCCGGGAGGCTTCCCCTTCGGCTTTCCTCTGCCCAGGGACGGTTCTGCCAGGGCCCTGGCCCGGCCGCCGCCTCTGCTCCTCCCCGCAGCCCCGGCACTCCTTGCCTCGGGGCGCAGCCCACTCCGGGTTCCGACCCGCCCGCCCTGTCCTTCCCTTCCAGATGGCCCGAGGCAGCGCCCTCCTGCTcgcctccctcctcctcaccGCGGCCCTTTCTGCCTCTGCGGGGCTCTGGTCGCCGGTAAGTGCGGGGCGCGTCTCCTCCGAGCGAAGGGGACATCAGAGCCGGCCGGGCgtggagggcttcctggaggaggcagtctCCGCCCTGCCCGCGGGGATGGGGGTGGAAAGTGGAAAGGCTCGTGCGGGCGCTGTCCTGGCCGCGGGCGTCGCGGGAAGGGTCCGGGGCTCCCTGGGATTCCCCCCGCGCGCTTCTCCGAGTGTATCAACAGCCCCGGGCTATAACCAGGCCGCCGGGAGAGCTCTGCGCTTCGGGTCAGCGCCTCGGGAAAGCGAGAAGCTCGCCCGTTCCGCAGGGCTTAGTTAGAATGGAGGGCGAGGAGCCACTGGCGTGGCCTCAGCGTCACTAAAGCAGGTGCAGTGCGCTGAGAGTGCGCGGGCTCAGGCCCTCAAGTGAAGTATTTCGTAAATCAAGTGGTTCCATTTTCATGTCAAATATAGCCGACTTAGGGGTAAACCTGGAATTTCGCGAGCTATCCAAAAGCACATGCATTGTTCTAAGTCCTCTGCCATGCCGGGAAAGCCTGGGTGCACCCATTCAGCATCGGCTCCAGGCACAGCCCTGGCATCTGACCCCCTTTTCTCCCTTCAAGGCCAAGGAAAAACGAGGCTGGACCCTGAACAGCGCGGGCTACCTGCTGGGCCCACGTAAGTGACTGACAGCATGGCCTCCCCACTCCTGACCCCACCTGCCCCTCGCTTTGAACCCTGGCTCCTGCCCCTCCGCCTGCGGCTGGGCAGACCCTCTGGCCTCCCTCTTGACCTCATTGCCCGTCTCCATTGCTCTGCACACTTGATCTGTGTACGGTTCTTTCCAGAAGCTTCTCCTGCCCCGGCtctgccaccctgtcccgggGTGAGATTCCCACCCTGGGCTTTGCTCAAGTTCTCCTGGGCTTTCCCGCCTTGCAGTCCTTACAGGCCCTGTTCTGGGCCTCTCCCCAGGCCCCCGGGTCTCCCAAAACACTCAACTCCTCGGCTTGCAGAGCACCCTAGGTCAGCGGACCCCAaatcctgcctccctcttccctttctccaaGCTCCACACGGGAATTGCCAGATCGCCTGAAGGCAGCCCAGACAGGCTCTCCTCAAAACAAGGTTCAGGTGACCCTGCCTGCCCAAGCCTgtgtcccctccctctccctgtcctGTTGTCACCTGTGTCAGCGGTGTCCCCTGCTGCCTGAGGTGAGCCCTAGCCCTAGATGGGACACTGCAGGCTGACACCTCCCCGTGTCCGCCCCCGCCCCTGTCCCAGGCCTctactttctccacatccttggtCTGTGCAGCAATGCCTTCTGACTTTCCTCCAAAGGAGGGGACAAGAGGAGGCCTTGGCTCCCTCCTGTAACTCACCTTCCCCTCCACACCTCACCATCCACCTTAAAAGCCTCCCTGTACTGCCTTCTGCCAGAGGAAGGATGTGAACAGCACGCAGGGCCTATCTGAGCCCCGGGAGCAGCAAATGGGGAGAATGGTGCTCTTCTCCCCATGCCAAGGAAAGCTGCCTTAGTTCTCAGTCCCAGAGTCGAATACAGCTTCCTCCTCCTGCAGACGCTTGTTTATCGGGGTCACTCAGAGGACCCCCAGAGTCAGGCTTTAAGAAACAGACACGGGGATGACAGAGCTGCCTGAGGCCGCATGCGGATCGGTCCAGGCTGTTCACCACAGGGCCTGCTGGTCTCTGCGCGGTCCTCTCATCCTCTCCCTGCCCATGGAGTGGCTTGACCTGCCTGAGGGTCGGCTGATTTCCTCAACCCTTTGCAACCCTGAGCTCTGCCACTCAGAGGGCACCTCATCTTTGTGTGCTACGGGCCCAAAACAAAGGCAGAACTGGTCAATGAGAACATTTATCTGTGTTGCTTTGGAATATTGAAAATCTATTTGTCAAGAAGAGTTTGACCCCTAATTAGAAAACAAACTCATTTTCGCCATCAATTTTACGGCCCTGTTCAGCTGTAGCTAGACGAGTTGTTTGTCAAAATACTTAACAATATGCCTTTGATTTCTAGGATCTGCTAgaaatgcagcaaaagcaatgtTTTTGCACCAGCTGCTGCTGAACGCAGTGTGGCCGTGGCTGAGGGTGCATCAGTGACATGAGGCGACCTATGATTCCTCTATAAATTTAGCACCAAGAACGGCATCTCTGGAAATACGAGTTAATTCTCCTTTGTCTGGCCTTGTAGACGGCACAGTCCACCCAGGCCAACCAGCTGGAAACACAGAGGCGTCCTCACCCTCGTCCCCATCTctcatttccatttcctttcctgCACAGCCCCAAATCCAGCCCTCCTCTTCACCCCACGCCTCTTGGTTTACAGCCCTCATCGTTTCTTCCCTGGACTTCAGGGATCTCTGTGCTTGCAATCACAGTTCCTCCATTTTCGCACCAcgaaacacacccacacacacatgggAACGCACACATGCTcctgcaccccccacccccatcctgtcTCCCTCTGTGACCCTCTcgctccctctgtctctctccttctctctctctggctccagTCCATCTTGCACACAGCTGCcagagtgaaaataaaaatcGGGTTCAGTCACAACTTAAACTCTTCAGCGTCCCCCATGCTTTCAGGGACATGAGGACCCAGCTCCTGTTATCTGCCAGGGAGCCACCCAGTTTGATGCCAGCTCAGTGCCAGCTCAGATGCCAGCTCCTCTGGACCCAGGCGCAACCCCTGCAACAGGGCAGGTTCTGGGCCTCTCCCCCACTTCAGGAGCCACACCTCCCTTTCTCCCACCCACCCTGTGCAAACCCTCACATTCCCTTTGACCCTGGCGTGAGCGGCCAAGCTCTTACCTAAGCTGGGTGGAGAATCACTCCCTCTTCTCTGGTGTCTGTCCCTGGGCTCTATTTCACAGTCGagttgcatgtgtgtgttggcTACAGGCAGCCCTGTGTCCTTCTTTGGGTGTGGGGAGGGCGTGCATGACAGTCACACCCAGAGGCTTTCCTCTCTGATCTGCAAACAGATGCCGTTGGCAACCACAGGTCATTCAGCGACAAGAATGGCCTCACCAGCAAGCGGGAGCTGTGGCCCGAAGATGACATGAAACCAGGTGAGAGGACTCCTATCCCGGGCCCTGGGGCACCTCACTTCCACCAGCTCCCAGGTGCATACAGGGGACAGCTGTGGGTGTCGGGGCTGTCCACAGCTGCAGCCCAAGCCTGGCCATGACTTGACTAAGACGATGTGGCCTCGCCACACCGGTCAGCAGCTGCAAACAGAACCTGCAAACCCGAGACAGCAAGGGGTCCTTCTAGGCTGGGAGGCTGCCCAGGCACCAGGGCCTCCAGAAGAGCGGGACTGGGCAcgatggctcctgcctgtaatcccagcactttgggaggctgatgtgggtggatcacctgaggtctggagttcaagaccagcctggccaacatggcaaaacgctgtctctaccaaaaatataaaaattagccaggcgtggtggtgggtgcctgtcatcccagctacttgggaggcggaggctcgagaatcacttgaacctgggaggcggaggttgcagtgagccaagatcatgacactgcattccagcctaggcaacagagtgagactccatctcaattaaaaagaagaagaagaaaagtgaggCCTTGAACTGGATATCTCCCCACTCCCTCACATTGAACAAGGGCCTTGGAAAGCACAgcagggcctcaggctgctgggATCAGATCATTGACCTTGCAGCGCCCAGCTCCTCTGTAAGGAGGGGGATGACCTGAGACACTGAAGCACCCTCTGCACAAGTCGTGAATGTTGATCTTTTCTCTTCTAGGAAGCTTTGACAGGTCCATACCTGAGAACAATATCATGCGCACAATCATTGAGTTTCTGTCTTTCTTGCATCTCAAAGGTATGTGAAATATCACCAACTTAACATTCATCTCTTAGCACACTGGAAACGTAAAAGGCCCATCGAGAAGAGAACCCATAGAATCCCCCTGGGAAGTAGCCGATTACTTATCTACATACAAAGTCCTGTTTGGCTGAGAATGTAACACTAGAGCTAGCTCCAGAGGGCTGGGATTGCGGCAGGGGCATTCTACCATC
Coding sequences within it:
- the GAL gene encoding galanin peptides gives rise to the protein MTSQLGLARTEESYLPVTLWGLQCRGAQLALAAVGAGRRSCRETAGAGRCGGSGLLWGWDPGGSSGVDATAMTWAAGLGALPRGDGALSFGIRVSPTGFGVLSADLGESLPRDEGGLSAAPVYDGPEDPSSGHSRHPRGSARVQEAGAEPVTRLRAAPGRAAYIAAAAVAAATPGGGHVEGPGPRLLPLLPAAPCGERPRPPEPTRPGPTPGPAAQTRHRTRIPTLRTRAQPQLKMARGSALLLASLLLTAALSASAGLWSPAKEKRGWTLNSAGYLLGPHAVGNHRSFSDKNGLTSKRELWPEDDMKPGSFDRSIPENNIMRTIIEFLSFLHLKEAGALDRLLDLPAAASSEDIERS